The nucleotide sequence TTGAGTCGATAAGCAAGAATTAGTTGAGTGCAAAGTTCGTTAGAGGAGCCATTTGCTATTCCAAGAAAATTTTTAAATTCTCCGTTTGTGTTTCTGCCTGCACCTTCTGCAATGTTAGATGCAATGGAAATAGCACTTCTTCTAATCTGACTAGTAAGTCCATATTTTTCTTCGGAAGGAAATTCAGAAGAAACTAAATAAACTTCTTTAGCAATATTCATTGCTTTTTGCCAGATTTTTAAATTTTGAAAATTATGCATAGCTAATTCTTACATCTAATATCTCAAATCTTACATCTAGTTACGTAACGGTTTTCCCTTCTGTAACATATGCTGAAGGCGTTCTAAAGTTTTTCGTTCTCCGCAAAGGCTTAAGAAAGCTTCACGTTCTAGGTCTAATAAGTATTGTTCGCTTACGTAAGAAGCTTCCGATAAATCTCCACCAGCCATTACGTATGCCAGTTTATTAGCGATTTTCTTATCGTGGTCGCTAATGTATTTTCCGGCGTTCATCTGATCGGTTCCTACGTAGAACGCTCCTAATGCTTGTTTACCTAAAACTTTAATATCGTTACGTTTGATAGGTTGCGTGTAGCCATTTTCTGCCATTAATAAGGCGTGTTTCTTAGCAATGGTTAATTGATTATCACGATTCACCACTACAATATCTTTTCCTTTCTGAAGGATATTGGTATCGTAAGCTTCATAGGCTGAAGTAGATACTTTTGCCATCCCAATGGTTAAGAAATTCTCTCGTAACCTGTTCAGCTCAACATCATCTTTTTGATAGGTGTCTGCCGCTCTCAAGGTCATTTCTTTAGAACCGCCACCGCCGGGAATTACCCCAACGCCAAATTCAACTAAACCAATATAGGTTTCTGCGTGAGCCACAACTTTATCGGCGTGTAGCGAAAGTTCGCAACCACCACCTAGCGCCATATTATGTGGAGCAGATACGGTTGGGATAGAGGAGTAGCGCATACGCATCATCGTATCCTGAAAATATTTAATAGCCATATTCAGCTCATCGTATTCCTGTTCTACAGCCATCATAAAAATCATCCCGATATTGGCACCCACAGAGAAGTTTTTTCCATCGTTCGATACTACGAGTCCGCGGTATTCTTTTTCAGCTAAATCAATTGCTTTGTTGATTCCGTCTAAGACATCACCACCAATCGAATTCATTTTACTGCGGAATTCTAAGTTTAAAATGCCATCGCCTAAATCTTCAACAACTACACCGCTGTTTTTAAATACAGCTTTAGATTCACGAATATTATCTAGAATGATGTAGGAATCTTGACCTGGAACTTTTACGTGTTCTTTCTTCGGAATTTCATAATAATATGTATTTCCTTCTTTTACGGAATAAAATGAAGTAATGCCGGCATCTACCATTTCGGTCACCCAAGCTGCGGGCTCGTAACCTTCAGCCTTCATCATTTCGATTCCTTTTTCTACACCAAGTGCATCCCAAACTTGAAACGGACCGTGTTCCCATCCAAAACCGGCTTGCATTGCATCATCAATTTTGTAGAGTTCATCAGTAATTTCCGGAATTCTGTTGGAAGCGTAAGCAAATAATGCGGAGAAGTTTTTGCGGTAAAACTTACCTGCTTTTCCTTCATCTTTAATTAAAACTTTATAGCGATCGCTAAGTTTATCGATAGTTTTGGTTTGCTCTAATACACTGAATTTCGCACTTTTTCGATCACGAAATTCCATTTTATCTAGATCAAGCGATTTGATTTCGCTAGAACCATCTTCTTTTTTCTCTTTTTTATAAAAACCTTGTCCGGTTTTGCTTCCTAACCATTTGTTATCCATCATTGTTTGGATGAATTTTGGTAGGGCAAAAAGATCGTGCGCTTCATCTTCGGGAACGTTTTCGTACAATCCGTTAGCAACGTGAACCAAGGTATCTAAACCAACCACATCTACGGTACGAAAAGTAGCCGATTTTTGTCGGCCAATTACCGGTCCGGTAAGTTTATCGACTTCCTCAATGGTCATATCCATATCTTTTACCATATGAAATAAACTCATAATGCTGAAAATTCCGACACGATTTCCTATAAAAGCCGGAGTGTCTTTCGCGATTACCGATTTTTTCCCTAGGAATTTTTTTCCGTAGTGATTCAAGAAATCTAAAACCTCTTTGGAAGTATCGGGTCCCGGGATAATTTCGAATAAACGTAAATAACGTGGAGGATTAAAAAAGTGCGTTCCGCAGAAATGCTTTTGGAAATCTTCACTTCTTCCTTTATTCATAAATTTAATGGGAATTCCGGAAGTATTGGAAGTAATTAAAGTTCCCGGTTTTCTATGTTTTTCAAGCTTTTCAAAAACTTGTTGTTTAATATCTAATCGTTCTACCACCACTTCAATAATCCAATCTACTTCAGAAACTTTAGCAATATCGTCTTCTAAATTCCCTGTTGCAATGCGATTGGCAAAATCTTTATGGTAAATAGGAGAGGGCTTCGATTTTAAAGAGCTCTGTAGCGAATCATTAACAATACGATTGCGTACTTCTTTATCTTCTAGCGTAAGTCCTTTTTTCTGTTCCTTTTCATTGAGTTCTCGCGGAACAATATCGAGCAGTAACACCTCGACGCCAATATTGGCGAAATGGCAGGCAATACCGCTACCCATAATTCCTGAACCAATGACAGCAACTTTATTGATTTTTCTGTTCATAGTATAAGTTCTGGTTTTAGAAAACTTCAATATTTAGAATATTGAAGTCTGGTTATTTATTCTTTAATGCAATCTCCTGATTATATATTTTCTTGTTCGCTATAAGATCAGTAATGGTGTTTGCAACTTCTGTAAAGGTTTTGAGATCCTGTTCGCTAACGTTTTCTTTTACAGCTTCATCAAATCTTAGAACTACTCCTTTAGAGAAATCTCTCATTTCTAATCCAAATTTGGTTAGATAAATCAATACGCTTCTACCGTCATTGGGATTTTTTTTGC is from Zunongwangia endophytica and encodes:
- a CDS encoding four helix bundle protein; amino-acid sequence: MHNFQNLKIWQKAMNIAKEVYLVSSEFPSEEKYGLTSQIRRSAISIASNIAEGAGRNTNGEFKNFLGIANGSSNELCTQLILAYRLNLITEDKIKPIIDDLIEIQKMNYTLIQKFSS
- a CDS encoding 3-hydroxyacyl-CoA dehydrogenase/enoyl-CoA hydratase family protein, translating into MNRKINKVAVIGSGIMGSGIACHFANIGVEVLLLDIVPRELNEKEQKKGLTLEDKEVRNRIVNDSLQSSLKSKPSPIYHKDFANRIATGNLEDDIAKVSEVDWIIEVVVERLDIKQQVFEKLEKHRKPGTLITSNTSGIPIKFMNKGRSEDFQKHFCGTHFFNPPRYLRLFEIIPGPDTSKEVLDFLNHYGKKFLGKKSVIAKDTPAFIGNRVGIFSIMSLFHMVKDMDMTIEEVDKLTGPVIGRQKSATFRTVDVVGLDTLVHVANGLYENVPEDEAHDLFALPKFIQTMMDNKWLGSKTGQGFYKKEKKEDGSSEIKSLDLDKMEFRDRKSAKFSVLEQTKTIDKLSDRYKVLIKDEGKAGKFYRKNFSALFAYASNRIPEITDELYKIDDAMQAGFGWEHGPFQVWDALGVEKGIEMMKAEGYEPAAWVTEMVDAGITSFYSVKEGNTYYYEIPKKEHVKVPGQDSYIILDNIRESKAVFKNSGVVVEDLGDGILNLEFRSKMNSIGGDVLDGINKAIDLAEKEYRGLVVSNDGKNFSVGANIGMIFMMAVEQEYDELNMAIKYFQDTMMRMRYSSIPTVSAPHNMALGGGCELSLHADKVVAHAETYIGLVEFGVGVIPGGGGSKEMTLRAADTYQKDDVELNRLRENFLTIGMAKVSTSAYEAYDTNILQKGKDIVVVNRDNQLTIAKKHALLMAENGYTQPIKRNDIKVLGKQALGAFYVGTDQMNAGKYISDHDKKIANKLAYVMAGGDLSEASYVSEQYLLDLEREAFLSLCGERKTLERLQHMLQKGKPLRN